Genomic DNA from Lentisphaerota bacterium:
AGCGGTGGACGATTGGGACAATCGCCACTCGTTATCTGTTCTCGTCGCCCGCTATCGTCAACCGCCCCCTCCCGTGTTGTCGGAAGTTGGGTGTCAAATGGATCACCGTTGTCGTCCATCCAATGCGTCAGGATGGATGCCAGTTCCTGTTTGACGTGGTTGCAGTCGGGATCGTGTGCACGGTTTTGCAGCTCCAAGGGGTCTGTTGCCAGGTCGTAGAGTTCTTCACCGTGCTTCTGGTAGCGATTGTACTTGTAGTGCGCTGTTCTGACCATCCGAATCGGGTTCACCCACTTCTGTTTTGAGTAGTATTGGCCAATAACGAACTGTCGTGCACAGAATGGCGCTTGATGCTCGATAAACGGCTTCAATGATACGCCGTCCGTATCGGGAAGCTCGATTCCGGCGAACTCTGCCAAAGTGGGGACAAGGTCAACATTGACCGTGTGAAAGTCAACGGTCAGAGCACGCTTCCGTCGGCTTGCGGCAGGCGGACGAATAATGAGCGGCACGCGCATCATGTGTTCGTACATGAATGGCCCCTTGTAGATAAGGCGATGCTGTCCATCCATGTCGCCATGGTCCGACGTTGCGATGACAAGGGTGGAATCGTCTAGGTCGCGATCCTTAAGAGCTGCCAACACACGTCCGAGTTCTTCGTCGTATAGCTTCACCTTCTCCCGGTAAAGTTCGCGATAGCGTTCCCATGCAGGATACCCTGTGCCGGTCATGATACGACCTTGATCCTCTGTCATGAACTGCTGCTGTACGAATGGCACCGTTGCAAGGTCCTTGTCATGCCAAGTCGGTGGCAGGGCAACGGCGCGTTTTGGCGTGGGATCGGACTCGCCGTCGAAATGGTAGATGTCATGAGGGTTGTTATAAGAGAGAAAGAGGGCAAAGGGTCGGTCGGTCTTGCCGGTGGCCTGCAGAAAACGGATGGCCCGGCGCGTCACTTCGCGGTCATCGGTTGTCTCCGGACCTGT
This window encodes:
- a CDS encoding DUF4976 domain-containing protein produces the protein MCKRRIRLGSANGNQPPSILFVFSDQQHWEAVGFADASFETPNQTRLASEGIVFRNAFCTTPQCSPSRSSIMTGLYPSRTGVWGNIGSAGGNPLQMRTIGARLRESGYRTAYFGKWHLGKDPVGTDGWDEDFGVTGPETTDDREVTRRAIRFLQATGKTDRPFALFLSYNNPHDIYHFDGESDPTPKRAVALPPTWHDKDLATVPFVQQQFMTEDQGRIMTGTGYPAWERYRELYREKVKLYDEELGRVLAALKDRDLDDSTLVIATSDHGDMDGQHRLIYKGPFMYEHMMRVPLIIRPPAASRRKRALTVDFHTVNVDLVPTLAEFAGIELPDTDGVSLKPFIEHQAPFCARQFVIGQYYSKQKWVNPIRMVRTAHYKYNRYQKHGEELYDLATDPLELQNRAHDPDCNHVKQELASILTHWMDDNGDPFDTQLPTTREGAVDDSGRREQITSGDCPNRPPLSSTEKAGKRTAKQRSMTCPSV